A part of Streptomyces sp. NBC_00557 genomic DNA contains:
- a CDS encoding amidase, translating into MTYDRSAGLVETRRALAAGEVTSRALVERALARIEATQATLNAFRIVRAEAALAEADAADRELAAGTRRPLLGVPVAVKDDMDVAGEPTAFGCAGVFPAAAEDGEAVRRLRAAGAVIVGKTNTCELGQWPFTEGPAFGNTRNPWHTGHTPGGSSGGSAAAVAAGLVPAALGSDGAGSVRIPAAWTGLIGIKPQRGRISTWPRGESFQGITVNGTLARTVADAALLLDAASGNHARDPHRPPALTVADAVGRDPGRLRIALSLKPPFTAVRARPHPEILARVTELAEELARLGHEVEEADPPYGQIGLTFVPRATAGIAEWVRDVPDPALLDRRTRDAARLGRLLGGAPLRAARRAEAVLHRRIGRFFASYDVILAPTTAAPPPRIGALYRLRGPATDRAMIAACPYAWPWNVLGWPGVNVPAGFVGDGLPVGAQLLGPAHSEPLLVSVAAQLESELRWHERWPPESARTTRAA; encoded by the coding sequence ATGACGTACGACCGTTCCGCCGGTCTCGTGGAGACCCGCCGTGCGCTCGCCGCCGGGGAGGTGACCTCCCGTGCGCTGGTGGAACGGGCGCTGGCCCGGATCGAGGCGACGCAGGCGACGCTGAACGCGTTCCGGATCGTACGGGCCGAGGCCGCGCTCGCCGAGGCGGACGCCGCCGACCGGGAGCTGGCCGCCGGGACGCGGCGCCCGCTGCTCGGCGTGCCGGTCGCGGTGAAGGACGACATGGACGTGGCCGGGGAACCGACCGCGTTCGGCTGCGCGGGCGTCTTCCCCGCGGCCGCCGAGGACGGGGAGGCAGTGCGGCGGCTGCGCGCGGCCGGCGCCGTGATCGTCGGCAAGACGAACACCTGCGAGCTGGGGCAGTGGCCGTTCACCGAGGGACCGGCGTTCGGGAACACCCGCAATCCCTGGCACACCGGGCACACGCCGGGCGGTTCGTCCGGGGGCTCGGCCGCGGCCGTGGCGGCCGGACTCGTGCCCGCGGCGCTCGGCTCCGACGGCGCCGGATCGGTGCGCATCCCGGCCGCGTGGACCGGGCTGATCGGCATCAAGCCCCAGCGCGGCCGGATCTCCACCTGGCCGCGCGGCGAGTCCTTCCAGGGCATCACGGTCAACGGCACCCTCGCCCGGACGGTCGCCGACGCGGCGCTGCTGCTGGACGCGGCGAGCGGCAACCACGCACGCGATCCGCACCGGCCGCCCGCGCTGACGGTGGCGGACGCGGTGGGCCGCGATCCGGGCCGGCTGCGGATCGCCCTGTCCCTGAAGCCGCCGTTCACCGCCGTACGGGCCCGGCCGCACCCGGAGATCCTCGCCCGGGTCACCGAACTGGCCGAGGAACTGGCGCGGTTGGGGCACGAGGTGGAGGAGGCCGATCCGCCCTACGGGCAGATCGGGCTGACGTTCGTGCCGCGGGCCACCGCGGGGATCGCCGAGTGGGTCCGGGACGTGCCCGACCCGGCGCTGCTCGACCGGCGGACCCGGGACGCGGCCCGGCTCGGCCGGCTGCTCGGCGGGGCCCCGCTGCGCGCGGCCCGGCGCGCGGAGGCGGTGCTGCACCGGCGGATCGGCCGCTTCTTCGCCTCGTACGACGTGATCCTCGCGCCCACGACGGCCGCTCCCCCGCCCCGGATCGGCGCCCTGTACCGGCTGCGCGGGCCGGCCACGGACCGCGCGATGATCGCCGCCTGTCCGTACGCCTGGCCGTGGAACGTGCTGGGCTGGCCGGGCGTGAACGTGCCGGCCGGGTTCGTCGGCGATGGTCTGCCCGTGGGCGCCCAGCTCCTCGGACCCGCCCACAGCGAACCGCTGCTGGTGTCCGTCGCCGCCCAGTTGGAGTCGGAGCTGCGCTGGCACGAGCGGTGGCCGCCGGAGTCCGCGCGCACCACGCGGGCCGCCTGA
- a CDS encoding type II toxin-antitoxin system PemK/MazF family toxin, translated as MTTFTDENVPGRYGPHATTEADPRRVGRVRTEYSPAHDGDPDPGEIVWTWVPFEENDGRGKDRPVLVVAREAAGTFLAVQLSSKRHDGDREWVAIGSGPWDRSGRDSWVDVDRVLRLHEEGMRREACALDRMRFNLVRQRLHERYGWT; from the coding sequence GTGACCACGTTTACCGATGAGAACGTCCCCGGCCGGTACGGCCCGCACGCGACCACCGAGGCCGACCCGCGCCGGGTCGGCCGGGTGCGCACCGAGTACTCCCCCGCCCACGACGGCGACCCGGACCCCGGCGAGATCGTGTGGACCTGGGTGCCGTTCGAGGAGAACGACGGCCGGGGCAAGGACCGTCCGGTGCTGGTCGTCGCCCGGGAGGCGGCCGGCACGTTCCTCGCCGTACAGCTGTCCAGCAAGCGGCACGACGGGGACCGGGAGTGGGTGGCCATCGGCAGCGGGCCGTGGGACCGGTCGGGCCGGGACTCCTGGGTGGACGTGGACCGCGTCCTGCGGCTGCACGAGGAGGGCATGCGCCGGGAGGCGTGCGCGCTGGACCGGATGCGGTTCAACCTCGTCCGGCAGCGGCTGCACGAGCGCTACGGCTGGACCTGA
- a CDS encoding dodecin, producing MTNHTYRVTEIVGTSHEGIDQAIRNGIARADQTLRNLDWFEVTEVRGQIENGRIEHYQVGLKVGFRIEDAD from the coding sequence ATGACGAACCACACCTACCGGGTCACCGAGATCGTCGGCACGTCGCACGAGGGCATCGACCAGGCCATCCGCAACGGCATCGCGCGCGCCGACCAGACCCTGCGCAACCTCGACTGGTTCGAGGTGACGGAGGTTCGCGGGCAGATCGAGAACGGGCGGATCGAGCACTACCAGGTGGGGCTGAAGGTGGGCTTCCGCATCGAGGACGCGGACTGA
- a CDS encoding TIGR02452 family protein, whose translation MSARLRAVAAETEEIVAAGGYRAPDGRWVSLAAWTEAARTGTRIFGPEPVPLRQTGGSGAGAFAGACAGSAAGTVFEVTGESSLEAARRLSGAPVAVLNFASARNPGGGYLNGAQAQEEALCRASALHTCLLTARAFYDHHRAHRDPFYTDRVIHSPAVPVFRDDRGRLLAEPYLAGFLTAAAPNAGVVRRSAPERVAGLPGALAARAERVLETAAAHGYGRLVLGAWGCGVFRNDPAQVAGAFRALLGPGGRFAGAFGHVVFGVLDRTPGAVVREAFARAFPEARGRTAGAPYAGQVQP comes from the coding sequence ATGAGCGCGCGCCTGCGTGCTGTCGCGGCCGAGACAGAGGAGATCGTGGCGGCGGGCGGCTATCGCGCGCCGGACGGCCGGTGGGTGTCCCTGGCCGCGTGGACCGAGGCCGCACGGACCGGCACCCGGATCTTCGGCCCGGAACCGGTGCCGCTACGGCAAACGGGTGGATCCGGCGCCGGGGCGTTCGCCGGAGCCTGTGCAGGGTCCGCCGCCGGGACCGTCTTCGAGGTCACCGGGGAGAGCAGCCTGGAGGCCGCCCGCCGGCTGTCCGGCGCGCCGGTCGCCGTGCTGAACTTCGCCTCGGCCCGCAATCCCGGCGGCGGCTATCTCAACGGCGCCCAGGCCCAGGAGGAGGCCCTTTGCCGCGCCTCCGCGCTGCACACCTGCCTGCTGACGGCCCGTGCCTTCTACGACCACCACCGCGCCCACCGCGACCCGTTCTACACCGACCGGGTGATCCACTCACCGGCCGTCCCCGTCTTCCGCGACGACCGGGGCCGGCTGCTGGCCGAGCCGTACCTCGCCGGCTTCCTCACCGCCGCCGCCCCGAACGCGGGCGTCGTACGGCGCTCCGCACCGGAGCGCGTCGCCGGCCTGCCCGGCGCCCTCGCGGCGCGGGCCGAGCGGGTGCTGGAGACGGCCGCCGCCCACGGCTACGGCCGGCTGGTGCTCGGCGCCTGGGGCTGCGGGGTGTTCCGGAACGACCCGGCACAGGTCGCGGGCGCGTTCCGGGCGCTGCTCGGCCCCGGCGGCCGGTTCGCCGGGGCCTTCGGGCACGTGGTGTTCGGGGTGCTGGACCGGACACCGGGAGCGGTGGTGCGGGAGGCGTTCGCCCGCGCGTTCCCGGAGGCGCGGGGTCGCACGGCGGGCGCGCCGTACGCCGGTCAGGTCCAGCCGTAG
- a CDS encoding extracellular solute-binding protein, which translates to MRRRLIALVCVACSLLSACGMLPGGHERKTVTVWLMKDSASADFLRRFTADFERTHKDLRLDIRIQQWTGIVDKVRAVLEDRSGHAPDVIEVGNTQVPLYADGGKLADLTLESMRDWGKDTWLPALAGPGRDADGQYGIPWYAANRVVIYRKDLFERAGITRPPRTREEWLADTGKLNSGGDQGIYLAGQDWYTLSGFIWDEGGDLARREDHRWQGALDSPAALRGMDFYRRLQALGRGPVGADEEHPPQAGVFAAGKVAQIIAVPGLAQTIVRQNPDLKGRLGYFPVPGKTAARPGTVFTGGSDLVVPAATKDQFAATAVVGALVGAKWDTELARTMNYVPNKTTLAGAVAGEEGVAAMAAGAAQGRATPSTPQWADVEADNPIKEYMTRVLQGADPATEARRASAKITGELAPDV; encoded by the coding sequence GTGAGACGTCGTCTGATCGCCCTGGTGTGTGTCGCCTGTTCCCTCCTGAGCGCCTGCGGGATGCTCCCCGGCGGGCACGAGCGGAAGACCGTGACCGTGTGGCTCATGAAGGACAGCGCCTCCGCGGACTTCCTCAGGCGCTTCACCGCCGACTTCGAACGCACCCACAAGGACCTGCGCCTGGACATCCGCATCCAGCAGTGGACCGGCATCGTCGACAAGGTCCGCGCCGTGCTCGAGGACCGCTCCGGCCACGCGCCCGACGTCATCGAGGTCGGCAACACCCAGGTGCCGCTGTACGCCGACGGCGGCAAGCTCGCCGACCTCACCCTGGAGTCGATGCGCGACTGGGGCAAGGACACGTGGCTGCCCGCCCTCGCCGGCCCCGGCAGGGACGCCGACGGGCAGTACGGCATCCCCTGGTACGCGGCCAACCGCGTCGTCATCTACCGAAAGGACCTGTTCGAGCGGGCCGGCATCACCCGCCCGCCACGGACCCGCGAAGAGTGGCTCGCCGACACCGGGAAGCTGAACTCGGGCGGCGACCAGGGCATCTACCTCGCCGGTCAGGACTGGTACACCCTGTCGGGGTTCATCTGGGACGAGGGCGGCGACCTCGCGCGGCGCGAGGACCACCGGTGGCAGGGCGCCCTCGACAGCCCGGCCGCGCTGCGCGGCATGGACTTCTACCGGCGGCTGCAGGCGCTGGGCCGGGGCCCGGTCGGGGCCGACGAGGAACACCCGCCCCAGGCCGGGGTGTTCGCGGCCGGCAAGGTGGCCCAGATCATCGCCGTCCCCGGGCTCGCCCAGACGATCGTGCGGCAGAACCCGGACCTGAAGGGCAGGCTCGGCTACTTCCCGGTGCCGGGCAAGACCGCCGCACGGCCCGGCACCGTGTTCACCGGCGGCTCCGACCTCGTCGTCCCGGCCGCCACCAAGGACCAGTTCGCCGCGACCGCCGTCGTCGGAGCCCTCGTCGGCGCCAAGTGGGACACCGAACTCGCCCGCACCATGAACTACGTGCCCAACAAGACCACGCTGGCGGGCGCGGTCGCGGGAGAGGAGGGGGTCGCCGCCATGGCCGCGGGCGCGGCTCAGGGCCGGGCGACCCCCAGCACCCCTCAGTGGGCCGACGTCGAGGCCGACAACCCGATCAAGGAGTACATGACCCGGGTGCTCCAGGGCGCGGACCCGGCGACAGAGGCCCGCCGGGCCTCCGCGAAGATCACCGGGGAACTCGCGCCGGACGTCTGA
- the egtC gene encoding ergothioneine biosynthesis protein EgtC — MCRHLAYLGPEVPLGQVLTEPEHSLLRQSWAPRRQRYGTVNADGFGVGWYAPDDPVPARYRRAGPIWADLSFADLARVVRSGAVLAAVRDATLAGADAEAAAAPFASGRWLFSHNGALAGWPDSVAPLVSLLPPVDLLSLQARTDSAFVWALVLHRLRRGDDLGEALGETVRQLAGAAPASRLNLLLTDGATIAATAWGDTLWYRTEPGRSTVVASEPYDDDPLWQEVPDRTVLTASRAGVLLAPLEDPASSPTLDSARAVTPPSSKEPCT, encoded by the coding sequence ATGTGCCGTCACCTGGCATACCTGGGGCCCGAGGTGCCACTCGGGCAGGTCCTGACCGAGCCAGAGCACAGCCTGCTGCGCCAGTCGTGGGCGCCCCGGCGGCAGCGCTACGGCACCGTCAACGCCGACGGGTTCGGGGTCGGCTGGTACGCCCCCGACGACCCGGTCCCGGCCCGCTACCGGCGGGCCGGGCCGATCTGGGCGGACCTGTCCTTCGCCGACCTGGCCCGGGTGGTGCGCTCCGGCGCCGTGCTGGCCGCCGTACGGGACGCGACGCTCGCGGGCGCGGACGCCGAGGCCGCCGCGGCGCCCTTCGCCTCGGGCCGGTGGCTGTTCAGCCACAACGGCGCCCTCGCGGGCTGGCCGGACTCGGTGGCCCCGCTGGTGTCCCTGCTGCCTCCGGTCGACCTGCTGTCGCTGCAGGCCCGCACCGACTCGGCGTTCGTCTGGGCCCTGGTGCTGCACCGGCTGCGCCGCGGCGACGACCTCGGGGAAGCCCTCGGCGAAACGGTTCGCCAACTGGCCGGGGCCGCCCCGGCCTCACGGCTCAACCTGCTGCTGACGGACGGCGCGACGATCGCCGCCACCGCCTGGGGCGACACGCTCTGGTACCGCACGGAGCCCGGCCGGAGCACGGTCGTCGCCTCCGAGCCCTACGACGACGACCCGCTCTGGCAGGAGGTCCCCGACCGCACCGTCCTCACCGCGAGCCGCGCCGGCGTGCTGCTCGCACCGCTGGAGGATCCGGCGTCCTCCCCCACTCTCGACTCCGCTCGAGCGGTGACGCCCCCATCATCGAAGGAGCCCTGTACGTGA
- the egtA gene encoding ergothioneine biosynthesis glutamate--cysteine ligase EgtA — MSDSQSDGGDCTHHRSAVTEAEVEALVRGICFKTGPPRALGVELEWLVHELRMPQLPVTPERLAAAYAALRAVPLRSPLTVEPGGQLELSSPPAASLMECVATVSADLDAVRAVLAEHGLGLVGIGHDPWHTPRRFLREPRYDAMETCLDRTGPAGRHMMCASASVQVCVDAGHEEPGPLGHRRRWWLAHQLGAVLVAAFANSPLLGHEPTGWMSTRQLMWMEIGAGRAGAPPLDGDPRAAWARHVLDSPVMCVRQDSGPWEVPEGLTFREWTRSRSPRPPTRADLDYHLTTLFPPVRPRGHLELRMIDAQPGDDGWIVPLAVTAALFDDPAAAETAYRSVKRLAERALNLPAPHNPLWTDAARLGLADPELRETAAVCFAAALDALPRLGATAEVTGAVAAYRDRYVARGRCPADDLLDGTAGRRTPGNRPGRTAHGRKDIRT; from the coding sequence ATGTCCGATTCACAGAGTGACGGTGGCGACTGTACGCACCACCGGAGCGCCGTCACCGAGGCCGAGGTGGAGGCCCTGGTCAGGGGCATCTGCTTCAAGACAGGACCACCGCGCGCGCTCGGTGTCGAACTGGAGTGGCTGGTCCACGAGCTGCGGATGCCGCAGCTCCCCGTGACACCCGAACGACTCGCGGCGGCGTACGCGGCGCTGCGGGCGGTGCCCCTGCGCTCGCCGCTCACCGTCGAACCCGGCGGCCAGCTGGAGCTGAGCTCGCCGCCCGCCGCCTCCCTGATGGAGTGCGTCGCCACCGTCTCCGCCGACCTGGACGCCGTACGCGCCGTCCTCGCGGAGCACGGACTCGGTCTGGTCGGCATCGGCCACGACCCCTGGCACACCCCGCGCAGGTTCCTGCGCGAGCCCCGCTACGACGCCATGGAGACCTGCCTGGACCGCACCGGTCCCGCGGGCCGGCACATGATGTGCGCCTCGGCCTCCGTGCAGGTGTGCGTGGACGCCGGCCACGAGGAGCCGGGCCCGCTCGGGCACCGGCGCCGCTGGTGGCTGGCCCATCAGCTGGGGGCGGTGCTGGTCGCCGCGTTCGCCAACTCCCCGCTGCTCGGCCACGAGCCCACGGGCTGGATGTCCACCCGGCAGCTGATGTGGATGGAGATCGGCGCCGGCCGTGCGGGTGCTCCCCCGCTGGACGGCGACCCGCGAGCCGCCTGGGCGCGGCACGTGCTGGACTCGCCGGTCATGTGCGTACGGCAGGACAGCGGGCCGTGGGAGGTGCCCGAGGGGCTCACCTTCCGGGAGTGGACCCGTTCCCGCTCGCCCCGGCCGCCCACCCGGGCGGACCTGGACTACCACCTGACCACCCTGTTCCCGCCGGTCCGGCCGCGCGGCCACCTGGAGCTGCGGATGATCGACGCGCAGCCCGGCGACGACGGCTGGATCGTGCCGCTCGCGGTGACGGCGGCGCTGTTCGACGACCCGGCGGCCGCGGAGACGGCGTACCGGAGCGTGAAACGCCTCGCGGAGCGGGCCCTGAACCTGCCCGCCCCGCACAACCCGCTGTGGACCGACGCGGCCCGGCTCGGTCTGGCCGACCCGGAGCTGCGCGAGACCGCCGCCGTGTGCTTCGCGGCGGCGCTGGACGCCCTGCCCCGGCTCGGCGCCACCGCCGAGGTGACCGGCGCGGTGGCCGCGTACCGGGACCGCTATGTCGCGCGGGGCCGCTGCCCGGCCGACGATCTGCTCGACGGGACGGCCGGCCGGAGGACCCCCGGGAACCGGCCCGGCCGCACCGCCCACGGGAGGAAGGACATCCGCACATGA
- the egtB gene encoding ergothioneine biosynthesis protein EgtB produces the protein MTGPETDTATTEADSETLRERVLASLTAARDRTTLLTTCVEEPDLTAQHSPLMSPLVWDLAHIGNQEELWLLRTVGGRDPMRPEIDTLYDAFEHPRAERPSLPLLPPGEARHYAAEVRGRVMDLLEKADFHGTRLTEAGFAFGMIAQHEQQHDETMLITHQLRKGPQALTAPDPAPAPLFTGPAEVLVPGGPFTMGTATEPWALDNERPAHVREVAPFWIDTTPVTNGAYQAFIEDGGYDTERWWTPEGWAHIKQHAITAPLFWRRDGDRWLRRRFGITEAVPPDEPVLHVCWYEADAYARWAGRRLPTEAEWEKAARHDPATGRSMRYPWGDADPAPEHANLGQRHLRPAPAGSYPAGESPLGVRQLIGDVWEWTASDFLPYPGFRAFPYKEYSEVFFGPEYKVLRGGSFAVDPVACRGTFRNWDYPIRRQIFSGFRTARSEAV, from the coding sequence ATGACCGGCCCCGAGACCGACACCGCGACGACCGAGGCGGACAGCGAGACGCTGCGCGAACGGGTGCTGGCCTCCCTGACCGCCGCCCGTGACCGCACCACGCTGCTGACCACCTGCGTCGAGGAACCCGACCTGACCGCACAGCACTCGCCGCTGATGTCCCCGCTGGTGTGGGACCTCGCGCACATCGGCAACCAGGAGGAGCTGTGGCTGCTGCGGACGGTCGGCGGCCGTGACCCCATGCGGCCCGAGATCGACACCCTGTACGACGCGTTCGAGCACCCGCGCGCCGAGCGGCCCTCGCTGCCGCTGCTGCCGCCCGGCGAGGCCCGGCACTACGCCGCCGAGGTGCGCGGCCGGGTCATGGACCTGCTGGAGAAGGCGGACTTCCACGGCACCCGGCTGACCGAGGCCGGATTCGCGTTCGGGATGATCGCCCAGCACGAACAGCAGCACGACGAGACGATGCTGATCACCCATCAGCTCCGCAAGGGCCCGCAGGCCCTGACCGCACCGGACCCGGCACCGGCCCCGCTGTTCACCGGTCCGGCCGAAGTCCTGGTGCCCGGCGGCCCGTTCACCATGGGCACCGCCACCGAGCCGTGGGCGCTGGACAACGAACGCCCGGCGCACGTCCGGGAGGTGGCCCCGTTCTGGATCGACACCACGCCGGTGACGAACGGGGCGTACCAGGCGTTCATCGAGGACGGCGGCTACGACACCGAGCGCTGGTGGACGCCGGAGGGCTGGGCGCACATCAAGCAGCACGCGATCACCGCGCCGCTGTTCTGGCGGCGGGACGGCGACCGCTGGCTGCGGCGCCGCTTCGGGATCACCGAGGCGGTCCCGCCGGACGAGCCGGTGCTGCACGTGTGCTGGTACGAGGCCGACGCCTACGCCCGCTGGGCCGGGCGCCGGCTGCCCACCGAGGCGGAGTGGGAGAAGGCCGCCCGGCACGACCCGGCCACCGGCCGCTCCATGCGCTACCCGTGGGGCGACGCCGACCCGGCGCCGGAGCACGCCAACCTGGGCCAGCGGCACCTCAGGCCGGCGCCCGCCGGCAGCTACCCCGCCGGCGAGTCCCCGCTCGGCGTACGGCAGTTGATCGGGGACGTGTGGGAGTGGACGGCGAGCGACTTCCTGCCGTACCCGGGCTTCCGGGCCTTCCCGTACAAGGAGTACTCGGAGGTGTTCTTCGGGCCCGAGTACAAGGTGCTGCGCGGCGGCTCGTTCGCCGTGGACCCGGTGGCCTGCCGGGGCACGTTCCGCAACTGGGACTACCCGATCCGGCGGCAGATCTTCTCCGGGTTCCGCACCGCCCGCTCGGAGGCCGTCTGA
- the egtD gene encoding L-histidine N(alpha)-methyltransferase has translation MSPLHVTRTLPEDATDAALRADVLAGLTAQPKWLPPKWFYDARGSELFEQITELPEYYPTRAEREILAGRSGEIAAASGARTLIELGSGSSEKTRFLLDALAPAAYVPVDVSESALTQAGKALVAERPDLEVHALIADFTAPLALPATPGPRLLAFLGGTIGNLLPAERAGFLASVRSLLAPGDGLLLGTDLVKDARVLVRAYDDAAGVTAEFNKNVLAVIDRELGADFDPDAFDHVALWDAEREWIEMRLRSRIAQTVKVPALDLAVDFAAGEELRTEVSAKFRKEGVSAELSVAGLELTHWWTDAQGRFALSLSVVR, from the coding sequence GTGAGCCCCCTGCACGTCACCCGCACACTCCCCGAGGACGCGACGGACGCCGCACTGCGCGCCGACGTCCTGGCCGGCCTCACCGCCCAGCCCAAGTGGCTGCCGCCCAAGTGGTTCTACGACGCCCGCGGCAGCGAGCTGTTCGAGCAGATCACCGAGCTGCCCGAGTACTACCCCACCCGCGCCGAGCGGGAGATCCTCGCCGGCCGGTCCGGCGAGATCGCCGCGGCGAGCGGCGCCCGCACGCTGATCGAACTCGGCTCGGGCTCCTCGGAGAAGACCCGCTTCCTCCTCGACGCGCTCGCGCCCGCGGCGTACGTCCCGGTCGACGTCAGCGAGAGCGCCCTCACCCAGGCCGGCAAGGCGCTCGTCGCGGAACGCCCGGACCTGGAGGTGCACGCGCTGATCGCCGACTTCACCGCCCCGCTGGCCCTGCCCGCGACCCCCGGACCCCGGCTGCTGGCCTTCCTCGGCGGCACGATCGGCAACCTGCTGCCCGCCGAACGCGCCGGGTTCCTCGCCTCCGTCCGGTCGCTGCTCGCACCCGGCGACGGGCTGCTGCTCGGCACGGACCTGGTCAAGGACGCGCGGGTGCTGGTCAGGGCATACGACGACGCGGCCGGGGTGACGGCGGAGTTCAACAAGAACGTGCTGGCCGTGATCGACCGGGAGCTGGGCGCCGACTTCGATCCGGACGCCTTCGACCATGTGGCCCTCTGGGACGCCGAGCGCGAGTGGATCGAGATGCGGCTGCGCTCCCGCATCGCGCAGACCGTGAAGGTGCCCGCGCTGGATCTGGCCGTGGACTTCGCGGCCGGCGAGGAACTGCGCACCGAGGTGTCGGCGAAGTTCCGCAAGGAGGGCGTGTCCGCGGAACTGTCCGTCGCTGGGCTCGAGTTGACCCACTGGTGGACGGACGCGCAGGGGCGCTTCGCGCTGTCGCTGAGCGTGGTGCGGTGA
- a CDS encoding MFS transporter, which produces MTDRHTDHHTAQRTPRLVALLALACGVAVGNVYFPQAVAPLVATGLGVSSGAAAAVVTATQFGYAAGVFLLVPLGDRLPPRRLLATLLTVTGAALGAAAASPALPPLLAASVLAGASTVIAPLAGPLAAGLVPAERRGAVGGTLLSGALAGMLLSRTAGGALGDRLGWRAPYALAALLTLAVALLLARALPAGAPPSRQRYPRLVSEPVRLLCAEPALRRSSWYQATVFAGFSAVWTGVALLLTGPVYGFGADAVGLLALVNAVTMLVTPVAGRLVDRHGADAVNLVCFLTVLASAAVLLPGALGRAPGLLSLVTGTLLLDVGMQSGMVANQVRVYALAADARSRLNTAYMTCAYLGGSLGSWLGARAYGWCGWPGVCALLALLTGLGLVRHLGARAGARTAGRAACAPSSTAIRPNPVRAPESDVTVR; this is translated from the coding sequence ATGACGGATCGGCACACGGATCACCACACCGCGCAGCGTACTCCGCGGCTCGTCGCCCTGCTGGCCCTGGCCTGCGGGGTCGCGGTCGGCAACGTGTACTTCCCGCAGGCAGTGGCCCCGCTCGTGGCCACGGGCCTCGGCGTCTCCTCCGGCGCGGCGGCCGCGGTGGTGACGGCGACCCAGTTCGGTTACGCGGCGGGCGTCTTCCTGCTCGTCCCCCTCGGCGACCGGCTGCCGCCGCGCCGCCTGCTGGCCACCCTGCTCACCGTGACCGGCGCCGCCCTCGGCGCCGCCGCCGCCTCGCCCGCGCTGCCCCCGCTGCTGGCCGCGAGCGTGCTGGCCGGGGCGAGCACGGTGATCGCCCCGCTGGCCGGCCCGCTGGCGGCCGGGCTCGTCCCGGCCGAGCGGCGCGGCGCGGTCGGCGGCACGCTGCTGAGCGGGGCCCTCGCGGGCATGCTGCTCTCCCGCACGGCCGGCGGCGCCCTCGGCGACCGGCTGGGCTGGCGGGCGCCGTACGCGCTGGCGGCCCTGCTCACCCTGGCGGTGGCGCTGCTCCTGGCGCGGGCCCTGCCGGCGGGCGCACCGCCGTCCCGGCAGCGCTACCCGCGCCTGGTGTCCGAGCCCGTCCGCCTGCTCTGCGCCGAACCGGCCCTGCGCCGCTCCTCGTGGTACCAGGCGACGGTGTTCGCCGGGTTCTCCGCCGTGTGGACCGGGGTGGCGCTGCTGCTGACGGGCCCGGTGTACGGGTTCGGCGCGGACGCGGTCGGGCTGCTCGCGCTGGTCAACGCGGTGACCATGCTCGTCACCCCGGTCGCGGGCCGGCTCGTGGACCGGCACGGCGCCGACGCGGTGAACCTGGTCTGCTTCCTGACGGTCCTCGCCTCCGCGGCCGTGCTCCTGCCCGGTGCCCTCGGCCGCGCCCCCGGCCTGCTGTCGCTGGTGACGGGCACGCTGCTGCTGGACGTCGGCATGCAGTCCGGCATGGTCGCCAACCAGGTGCGCGTCTACGCCCTCGCCGCGGACGCCCGCAGCCGCCTGAACACGGCCTACATGACCTGCGCCTACCTGGGCGGCAGCCTGGGCTCCTGGCTCGGCGCCCGCGCCTACGGGTGGTGCGGCTGGCCGGGGGTGTGCGCTCTGCTCGCGCTGCTGACCGGGCTGGGGCTGGTGCGGCACCTCGGTGCGCGGGCCGGTGCGCGGACCGCGGGGCGCGCCGCCTGTGCACCTTCGTCCACAGCAATCCGGCCGAACCCCGTACGCGCGCCCGAATCCGACGTTACCGTTCGGTAG
- a CDS encoding phosphatase domain-containing protein, whose translation MTDSTRRPLAVFDLDNTLADTAHRQHFLESRPKNWAAFFAAAPADPPLAEGVALALDSARECEVVYLTGRPERWRRDTLDWLAAHGLPEGRVYMRSNADRRPARFTKLEILRRLAEDREIRVLVDDDEMVCDDAERAGFTVVRARWAAKSAALQEAQEREGRT comes from the coding sequence GTGACCGACAGCACCCGGCGTCCGCTCGCCGTGTTCGACCTCGACAACACCCTGGCCGACACCGCCCACCGGCAGCACTTCCTGGAGTCGAGGCCGAAGAACTGGGCCGCCTTCTTCGCGGCGGCGCCCGCGGATCCGCCCCTCGCCGAGGGCGTCGCGCTGGCCCTGGACAGCGCCCGGGAGTGCGAGGTGGTGTATCTCACCGGCCGCCCCGAGCGGTGGCGGCGCGACACACTGGACTGGCTCGCGGCCCATGGGCTGCCCGAGGGACGCGTGTACATGCGGAGCAACGCCGACCGCAGGCCCGCCCGGTTCACCAAGCTGGAGATCCTGCGCCGGCTCGCCGAGGACCGCGAGATCCGTGTCCTCGTGGACGACGACGAGATGGTCTGCGACGACGCCGAGCGCGCCGGGTTCACCGTCGTACGTGCCCGCTGGGCCGCGAAGTCCGCGGCGCTTCAGGAGGCTCAGGAGCGAGAGGGCCGCACCTGA